The window GTGTTGGCGATGTGCGGCGCGCACCGTTGGGATGCGCGCTTTTATGTTGGCCGGCTCGCGGGCTGCCAAACGGGGGCCGTTATGATAGGATGAAGGAGAAGTCGGGTTTCGGAGCGGAAGGAGGAAACGGAACGGGAAGGAAGGCGGAGGGCGCCGAGGTGGCGCGTCGCCGAAGGAAGGAGGAGGACGGGCATGTCGGCCATCGACCGCATCCTGGCGCGGGCCCTTGCCGGGGAGCGCCTCGGACTGGAGGACGGCCTTGCGCTGTTTGAGAGCGACGAGGTGGAAAAGATCGGCCATGCCGCCGACCAAATCATGAAGCGGTGGCATCCGGAGCCGATCACCACCTTCGTCATCGGGCGAAACATCAACTACACCAACGTGTGCGACACCTATTGCCGGTTTTGCGCCTTCTACCGTCCCCCGGGCCATCCGGAGGGCTACGTGCTGCCCAATGAGGTGATCTTCCAGAAGATCCAGGAGACCGTCGACGTGGGCGGCACGGAGATCCTGATGCAGGGCGGCACGCATCCCGATTTGCCATTCGGCTACTACTTGAATTTGTTGCGCGAGATCAAGCGGCGGTTTCCGCAGATCCACATCCATTCCTTTTCTCCTGCCGAAATCTGGAAAATGGTTGAGGTGTCCGGGCTTTCGCTGGAGGAGGTCATCCGCCAGCTCAAGGAGGCGGGGCTCGATTCGATCCCGGGCGGCGGGGCGGAGATTCTCGACGACCGCACGCGCCTGCGCATCAGCCGCAAGAAGGGGTCGTGGACGAAGTGGATGGAGGTGATGCAGACGGCCCACCGTCTCGGCCTGCACACCACGGCCACGATGGTGATCGGCTTTGGCGAGACGCTCGAGGAGCGCGTGCTGCATCTGCTCCGCATCCGCCAGGCCCAGGACGAGACGCGCGGCTTTCTCGCCTTCATCGTCTGGACGTTCCAGCCGGAAAACACCCGCCTCCCGCGGGAGAAGCTGCCGCCGGAAGAGTACCTCAAGGCGGTGGCCATCAGCCGCCTGATGCTCGACAACATCCCCAATTTCCAGTCCTCGTGGGTGACGATGGGGCCGGAGATCGGCAAGCTGTCGCTCTCCTATGGCTGCAACGATTTCGGCAGCACGATGATCGAGGAAAACGTCGTCTCCGCCGCCGCCTGCACGCACAAGGTGAACACCAACCTGATCCTGCGCCTGATCCGCGAGGCCGGCAAAATTCCTGCCCAGCGCAACACGCGGTACGAGATTCTGCGCGTGTTCCGGGAAGGGGAAACCGTCGAGCGAGACTTTGTGATGCAAAATTGACGTGGGGTATGGAAAACGGGGAAACAAGCCTGCGCATATTCCTTCCCGCGCCCTCATATCTTATTCATGATCGTCCAAAAAGGGGGCGCGACCGTGGAAGGCGTCTACATGGTGTTCGATCCCCAGCGCAGGCCGATTGAGGCGTTGAAACCGTATGTGGCGCGTCAACTGGCGCCGATGAAGGCCAGAGGGGTGCCGGCGCGCGTCCTGGTCCGGCCGACCGAAAGCGGATACGTGCTGTGGTGCTACCTGTCGCCAGATGCCGTGCATGCCACAGGATCCAACGCGGTGCGCCACGCGCTGGCGTTGGCCCTGGCCGACTACATCGTGGCCGAACGGGAAGAGGAGCTGGTGCGCTTTTGCCTCCGGCGCGCCGTGCGCCATGCTGACGCAGGGGATGCGGCCCTGATTCT is drawn from Calditerricola satsumensis and contains these coding sequences:
- the mqnC gene encoding cyclic dehypoxanthinyl futalosine synthase; this encodes MSAIDRILARALAGERLGLEDGLALFESDEVEKIGHAADQIMKRWHPEPITTFVIGRNINYTNVCDTYCRFCAFYRPPGHPEGYVLPNEVIFQKIQETVDVGGTEILMQGGTHPDLPFGYYLNLLREIKRRFPQIHIHSFSPAEIWKMVEVSGLSLEEVIRQLKEAGLDSIPGGGAEILDDRTRLRISRKKGSWTKWMEVMQTAHRLGLHTTATMVIGFGETLEERVLHLLRIRQAQDETRGFLAFIVWTFQPENTRLPREKLPPEEYLKAVAISRLMLDNIPNFQSSWVTMGPEIGKLSLSYGCNDFGSTMIEENVVSAAACTHKVNTNLILRLIREAGKIPAQRNTRYEILRVFREGETVERDFVMQN